The following coding sequences are from one Ochotona princeps isolate mOchPri1 chromosome 8, mOchPri1.hap1, whole genome shotgun sequence window:
- the LOXL3 gene encoding lysyl oxidase homolog 3 isoform X3: MLRISLWNHTKMRNSCRLLCRSLWLALLRVLAAGRFLDRLLAQKQQHSFGLHGVACMGTEAHLSLCSLEFYRANDTARCPGGGPAVVSCVPGPLYAASSSQKKQQQSQLQGEAHVRLKGGAHPGEGRVEVLKAGTWGTVCDRKWDLQAASVVCRELGFGTAREALSGARMGQGMGAIHLSEVRCSGHESSLWKCPHRNITAEDCSHSQDAAVRCNLPYTGVETKVRLSGGRSRYEGRVEVLTGGPGSLRWGLICGDNWGTLEAMVVCRQLGLGYASHGLQETWYWDSGNLTEVVMSGVRCTGTELSLDQCAHHGTHVSCKRPGTRFTAGVICSETASDLLLHSALVQETAYIEDRPLHMLYCAAEENCLASSARSANWPYGHRRLLRFSSQIHNLGRADFRPKAGRHSWVWHECHGHYHSMDIFTHYDILTPNGTKVAEGHKASFCLEDTECQEDVSKRYECANFGEQGITVGCWDLYRHDIDCQWIDITDVKPGNYILQVVINPNFEVAESDFTNNAMKCNCKYDGHRIWVHNCHIGDAFSEEANKKFERYPGQTSNQIV, encoded by the exons ATGTTGAGAATTAGCCTTTGGAACCATACAAAGATGAGGAACTCCTGCAGGCTTTTGTGCAGATCGCTTTGGCTAGCCCTTCTGAGAGTACTTGCTGCTGGAAGGTTTCTTGACAG gctgctggcccagaAGCAGCAACACTCCTTTGGTCTGCATGGGGTGGCATGCATGGGCACCGAGGCCCACCTCTCCCTCTGTTCCCTGGAGTTCTATCGTGCCAATGACACCGCCAGGTGCCCTGGGGGGGGCCCTGCCGTGGTGAGCTGCGTGCCTGGCCCTCTCTACGCAGCGTCCAGCagccagaagaagcagcagcagtcacAGCTTCAGGGGGAG GCCCATGTGCGTCTGAAGGGTGGGGCCCACCCTGGAGAGGGCCGAGTGGAAGTCCTGAAGGCTGGCACGTGGGGCACAGTGTGTGACCGCAAATGGGACCTGCAGGCAGCCAGTGTGGTGTGTCGGGAGCTGGGCTTCGGCACTGCTCGAGAGGCTCTGAGTGGTGCCCGCATGGGGCAGG GAATGGGTGCCATCCACTTAAGTGAAGTTCGGTGCTCTGGACACGAGTCCTCCCTCTGGAAGTGCCCCCACAGGAACATCACAGCCGAGGACTGCTCCCACAGCCAGGATGCCGCGGTCCGATGCAACCTGCCCTACACTGGAGTGGAGACTAAG GTCCGACTCAGTGGGGGCCGCAGCCGTTATGAGGGACGAGTAGAGGTGCTAACAGGGGGACCTGGGTCCCTTCGCTGGGGCCTCATCTGTGGGGATAACTGGGGGACGCTGGAAGCTATGGTGGTCTGTCGGCAACTTGGTCTGGGCTATGCCAGCCATGGCCTACAG GAGACCTGGTACTGGGACTCAGGGAATCTAACAGAGGTGGTGATGAGTGGCGTGCGCTGCACAGGGACTGAACTGTCACTGGACCAGTGTGCCCACCATGGCACCCATGTCAGCTGTAAAAGGCCAGGGACTCGCTTCACTGCTGGAGTCATCTGCTCTGAGA CCGCATCCGACCTGCTGTTGCACTCCGCACTAGTGCAGGAGACAGCCTACATCGAGGACCGGCCTCTGCACATGTTGTACTGTGCTGCAGAAGAGAACTGCCTGGCCAGCTCAGCCCGCTCAGCCAACTGGCCTTACGGCCATCGGCGCCTGCTGCGGTTCTCCTCCCAAATCCACAACCTGGGGCGAGCCGACTTCAGGCCCAAGGCTGGTCGCCACTCCTGGGTGTGGCACGAGTGCCACGG GCATTACCACAGCATGGACATCTTCACTCACTATGATATCCTGACCCCCAATGGCACCAAGGTGGCCGAGGGTCACAAGGCTAGTTTCTGCTTAGAAGACACCGAGTGTCAGGAGG ATGTCTCCAAGAGGTATGAGTGTGCCAACTTTGGAGAACAAGGCATCACAGTGGGTTGCTGGGATCTCTACAGGCACGATATTGACTGTCAGTGGATTGACATCacagatgtgaagccaggaaactACATCCTCCAG GTGGTCATCAACCCCAACTTTGAAGTAGCAGAGAGTGACTTCACCAACAATGCAATGAAATGTAACTGCAAATATGATGGGCACCGCATCTGGGTGCACAACTGCCACATTG GTgatgccttcagtgaggaggccAACAAGAAGTTTGAACGCTACCCTGGCCAGACCAGCAACCAGATTGTCTGA
- the LOXL3 gene encoding lysyl oxidase homolog 3 isoform X2, translating into MGTEAHLSLCSLEFYRANDTARCPGGGPAVVSCVPGPLYAASSSQKKQQQSQLQGEAHVRLKGGAHPGEGRVEVLKAGTWGTVCDRKWDLQAASVVCRELGFGTAREALSGARMGQGMGAIHLSEVRCSGHESSLWKCPHRNITAEDCSHSQDAAVRCNLPYTGVETKVRLSGGRSRYEGRVEVLTGGPGSLRWGLICGDNWGTLEAMVVCRQLGLGYASHGLQETWYWDSGNLTEVVMSGVRCTGTELSLDQCAHHGTHVSCKRPGTRFTAGVICSETASDLLLHSALVQETAYIEDRPLHMLYCAAEENCLASSARSANWPYGHRRLLRFSSQIHNLGRADFRPKAGRHSWVWHECHGHYHSMDIFTHYDILTPNGTKVAEGHKASFCLEDTECQEDVSKRYECANFGEQGITVGCWDLYRHDIDCQWIDITDVKPGNYILQVVINPNFEVAESDFTNNAMKCNCKYDGHRIWVHNCHIGDAFSEEANKKFERYPGQTSNQIV; encoded by the exons ATGGGCACCGAGGCCCACCTCTCCCTCTGTTCCCTGGAGTTCTATCGTGCCAATGACACCGCCAGGTGCCCTGGGGGGGGCCCTGCCGTGGTGAGCTGCGTGCCTGGCCCTCTCTACGCAGCGTCCAGCagccagaagaagcagcagcagtcacAGCTTCAGGGGGAG GCCCATGTGCGTCTGAAGGGTGGGGCCCACCCTGGAGAGGGCCGAGTGGAAGTCCTGAAGGCTGGCACGTGGGGCACAGTGTGTGACCGCAAATGGGACCTGCAGGCAGCCAGTGTGGTGTGTCGGGAGCTGGGCTTCGGCACTGCTCGAGAGGCTCTGAGTGGTGCCCGCATGGGGCAGG GAATGGGTGCCATCCACTTAAGTGAAGTTCGGTGCTCTGGACACGAGTCCTCCCTCTGGAAGTGCCCCCACAGGAACATCACAGCCGAGGACTGCTCCCACAGCCAGGATGCCGCGGTCCGATGCAACCTGCCCTACACTGGAGTGGAGACTAAG GTCCGACTCAGTGGGGGCCGCAGCCGTTATGAGGGACGAGTAGAGGTGCTAACAGGGGGACCTGGGTCCCTTCGCTGGGGCCTCATCTGTGGGGATAACTGGGGGACGCTGGAAGCTATGGTGGTCTGTCGGCAACTTGGTCTGGGCTATGCCAGCCATGGCCTACAG GAGACCTGGTACTGGGACTCAGGGAATCTAACAGAGGTGGTGATGAGTGGCGTGCGCTGCACAGGGACTGAACTGTCACTGGACCAGTGTGCCCACCATGGCACCCATGTCAGCTGTAAAAGGCCAGGGACTCGCTTCACTGCTGGAGTCATCTGCTCTGAGA CCGCATCCGACCTGCTGTTGCACTCCGCACTAGTGCAGGAGACAGCCTACATCGAGGACCGGCCTCTGCACATGTTGTACTGTGCTGCAGAAGAGAACTGCCTGGCCAGCTCAGCCCGCTCAGCCAACTGGCCTTACGGCCATCGGCGCCTGCTGCGGTTCTCCTCCCAAATCCACAACCTGGGGCGAGCCGACTTCAGGCCCAAGGCTGGTCGCCACTCCTGGGTGTGGCACGAGTGCCACGG GCATTACCACAGCATGGACATCTTCACTCACTATGATATCCTGACCCCCAATGGCACCAAGGTGGCCGAGGGTCACAAGGCTAGTTTCTGCTTAGAAGACACCGAGTGTCAGGAGG ATGTCTCCAAGAGGTATGAGTGTGCCAACTTTGGAGAACAAGGCATCACAGTGGGTTGCTGGGATCTCTACAGGCACGATATTGACTGTCAGTGGATTGACATCacagatgtgaagccaggaaactACATCCTCCAG GTGGTCATCAACCCCAACTTTGAAGTAGCAGAGAGTGACTTCACCAACAATGCAATGAAATGTAACTGCAAATATGATGGGCACCGCATCTGGGTGCACAACTGCCACATTG GTgatgccttcagtgaggaggccAACAAGAAGTTTGAACGCTACCCTGGCCAGACCAGCAACCAGATTGTCTGA
- the LOXL3 gene encoding lysyl oxidase homolog 3 isoform X4 — translation MGQGMGAIHLSEVRCSGHESSLWKCPHRNITAEDCSHSQDAAVRCNLPYTGVETKVRLSGGRSRYEGRVEVLTGGPGSLRWGLICGDNWGTLEAMVVCRQLGLGYASHGLQETWYWDSGNLTEVVMSGVRCTGTELSLDQCAHHGTHVSCKRPGTRFTAGVICSETASDLLLHSALVQETAYIEDRPLHMLYCAAEENCLASSARSANWPYGHRRLLRFSSQIHNLGRADFRPKAGRHSWVWHECHGHYHSMDIFTHYDILTPNGTKVAEGHKASFCLEDTECQEDVSKRYECANFGEQGITVGCWDLYRHDIDCQWIDITDVKPGNYILQVVINPNFEVAESDFTNNAMKCNCKYDGHRIWVHNCHIGDAFSEEANKKFERYPGQTSNQIV, via the exons ATGGGGCAGG GAATGGGTGCCATCCACTTAAGTGAAGTTCGGTGCTCTGGACACGAGTCCTCCCTCTGGAAGTGCCCCCACAGGAACATCACAGCCGAGGACTGCTCCCACAGCCAGGATGCCGCGGTCCGATGCAACCTGCCCTACACTGGAGTGGAGACTAAG GTCCGACTCAGTGGGGGCCGCAGCCGTTATGAGGGACGAGTAGAGGTGCTAACAGGGGGACCTGGGTCCCTTCGCTGGGGCCTCATCTGTGGGGATAACTGGGGGACGCTGGAAGCTATGGTGGTCTGTCGGCAACTTGGTCTGGGCTATGCCAGCCATGGCCTACAG GAGACCTGGTACTGGGACTCAGGGAATCTAACAGAGGTGGTGATGAGTGGCGTGCGCTGCACAGGGACTGAACTGTCACTGGACCAGTGTGCCCACCATGGCACCCATGTCAGCTGTAAAAGGCCAGGGACTCGCTTCACTGCTGGAGTCATCTGCTCTGAGA CCGCATCCGACCTGCTGTTGCACTCCGCACTAGTGCAGGAGACAGCCTACATCGAGGACCGGCCTCTGCACATGTTGTACTGTGCTGCAGAAGAGAACTGCCTGGCCAGCTCAGCCCGCTCAGCCAACTGGCCTTACGGCCATCGGCGCCTGCTGCGGTTCTCCTCCCAAATCCACAACCTGGGGCGAGCCGACTTCAGGCCCAAGGCTGGTCGCCACTCCTGGGTGTGGCACGAGTGCCACGG GCATTACCACAGCATGGACATCTTCACTCACTATGATATCCTGACCCCCAATGGCACCAAGGTGGCCGAGGGTCACAAGGCTAGTTTCTGCTTAGAAGACACCGAGTGTCAGGAGG ATGTCTCCAAGAGGTATGAGTGTGCCAACTTTGGAGAACAAGGCATCACAGTGGGTTGCTGGGATCTCTACAGGCACGATATTGACTGTCAGTGGATTGACATCacagatgtgaagccaggaaactACATCCTCCAG GTGGTCATCAACCCCAACTTTGAAGTAGCAGAGAGTGACTTCACCAACAATGCAATGAAATGTAACTGCAAATATGATGGGCACCGCATCTGGGTGCACAACTGCCACATTG GTgatgccttcagtgaggaggccAACAAGAAGTTTGAACGCTACCCTGGCCAGACCAGCAACCAGATTGTCTGA
- the HTRA2 gene encoding serine protease HTRA2, mitochondrial, which yields MAALRAGRGAGWSLWGLRALGGIRWGKGPLLTSDLRALLTSGTPGPQARMTYGTPSLRARLAAGVPEARTCLTSVSPDPQPRLTAGTPDSRPREASGSRGTRARAWLAVALGAGGALLVLWGRGWGLPAVFASVPAPPPTSPRSQYNFIADVVEKTAPAVVYIEILDRHPFSGREVPISNGSGFVVESDGLIVTNAHVVADRRRVRVRLPSGDTYEAMVTAVDPVADIATLRIPTKEPLPTLPLGRSADVRQGEFVVAMGSPFALQNTITSGIVSSAQRPARDLGLPQTNVEYIQTDAAIDFGNSGGPLVNLDGEVIGVNTMKVTAGISFAIPSDRLREFLLRGEKKNSWFGVSGSQRRYIGVMMLTLTPSILAELQLREPSFPDVQHGVLIHKVILGSPAHRAGLRPGDVILAIGEQLVQNAEDVYEAVRTQSQLAVRIRRGPETLTLYVTPEVTE from the exons ATGGCTGCGCTGAGGGCGGGGCGGGGTGCAGGCTGGAGCCTCTGGGGATTGCGGGCTCTGGGGGGCATTCGCTGGGGCAAGGGACCCCTGTTGACCTCTGACCTGCGGGCCCTGCTGACGTCAGGAACCCCTGGTCCCCAGGCCCGGATGACTTATGGGACCCCCAGTCTTCGGGCCCGGTTGGCCGCGGGGGTCCCTGAAGCCCGGACGTGTCTGACGTCTGTGTCCCCGGATCCCCAGCCGCGACTGACTGCAGGGACCCCGGATTCCAGGCCCCGGGAAGCCTCAGGGTCTCGTGGAACCCGTGCACGCGCGTGGCTGGCAGTGGCGCTGGGCGCTGGCGGGGCGCTGCTGGTGTTgtggggcaggggttggggtcTCCCGGCTGTCTTCGCCTCCGTCCCTGCGCCGCCGCCCACCTCCCCCCGGAGCCAGTACAACTTCATCGCTGACGTGGTAGAGAAGACGGCACCTGCTGTGGTCTATATTGAGATCTTGGACCG GCACCCTTTCTCAGGCCGGGAAGTCCCTATCTCAAACGGCTCAGGCTTCGTGGTGGAGTCCGATGGGCTCATCGTTACAAATGCCCATGTGGTGGCCGATCGGCGCCGAGTCCGTGTGAGGCTGCCCAGCGGTGACACTTACGAAGCCATGGTCACAGCTGTGGATCCTGTGGCCGACATCGCCACGCTGAGGATACCGACCAAG GAGCCTCTCCCTACGCTGCCTCTGGGACGCTCAGCAGATGTCCGGCAAGGAGAGTTTGTTGTTGCCATGGGGAGTCCCTTTGCATTGCAGAACACCATCACATCTGGTATTGTCAGCTCTGCTCAGCGCCCAGCCAGAGACCTGGGACTGCCCCAAACCAATGTGGAGTACATTCAGACAGATGCAGCTATAGAT TTCGGAAACTCTGGAGGCCCCCTGGTTAACCTG GATGGGGAGGTAATCGGCGTTAACACCATGAAAGTCACAGCTGGAATCTCCTTCGCCATCCCTTCTGATCGGCTGCGGGAGTTTCTGCTTCGTGGAGAAAAGAAGA ATTCCTGGTTTGGAGTCAGTGGGAGCCAGCGCCGCTACATCGGGGTGATGATGCTGACCCTGACTCCCAG CATCCTTGCTGAGCTGCAGCTCCGAGAGCCAAGCTTCCCTGATGTACAGCATGGTGTGCTCATCCATAAAGTCATCCTGGGCTCCCCTGCACACCG GGCAGGTCTGCGGCCTGGTGACGTGATCCTGGCCATTGGGGAGCAGCTGGTACAAAATGCGGAGGATGTTTATGAAGCTGTTCGAACCCAGTCCCAGCTGGCAGTACGGATCCGGCGGGGACCGGAGACACTGACATTATACGTGACCCCTGAGGTGACAGAGTGA
- the AUP1 gene encoding lipid droplet-regulating VLDL assembly factor AUP1, translating into MDPPPAPGPERLFDSHRLPGDGFLLLALLLYAPIGFCLLVLRIFLGIHVFLVSCALPDSVLRRFVVRTMCAVLGLVARQDDPGLRDHRVRVLISNHVTPFDHNIVNLLTSCSTPLLNSPPSFVCWSRGFMEMDRQSELVESLKRFCASTRLPPTPLLLFPEEEATNGREGLLRFSSWPFSIQDVVQPLTLQVQRPLVSVTVSDASWVSELLWALFVPFTVYQVRWLRPVHRQPGEGNEEFALRVQQLVAKELGQIGTRLTPADKAEHMKRQRHPRLRPQSAQSFPPLPGPSADAQLATLAQRVKEVLPHVPLGVIQRDLARTGCVDLTITNLLEGAVAFMPEDTTEGPQALATAAAPKSPSSGPVTPQPTALTFAKSSWARQESLQERKQALYEYARRRYKERQAQEAH; encoded by the exons ATGGATCCTCCCCCGGCCCCGGGGCCGGAGCGGCTCTTTGACTCGCACCG GCTCCCAGGTGACGGCTTCCTGCTCCTCGCGCTGCTGCTCTACGCGCCTATCGGGTTCTGCCTCCTGGTCCTGCGCATCTTCCTCGGGATCCACGTTTTCCTGGTCAGCTGCGCGCTGCCGGACAGCGTCCTTCGCAG GTTTGTGGTGCGGACCATGTGTGCGGTGCTGGGACTTGTGGCCCGCCAGGACGACCCTGGACTCCGGGATCACCGCGTCAGGGTCCTCATTTCCAATCACGTGACGCCTTTCGACCACAACATAGTCAACCTGCTCACCTCCTGCAGCACC CCTCTACTCAATAGCCCCCCCAGCTTTGTGTGCTGGTCTCGGGGCTTCATGGAGATGGACAGGCAGAGTGAGTTGGTGGAGTCCCTCAAGAGATTCTGTGCGTCCACGAGGCTTCCTCCCACGCCGCTACTGCTGTTCCCAGAGGAAGAGGCCACCAATGGCCGCGAGGGGCTTCTGCGCTTCAG CTCATGGCCATTTTCCATCCAAGATGTGGTGCAGCCTCTTACCCTGCAAGTTCAGAGACCCCTGGTCTCTGTG ACGGTGTCGGATGCCTCCTGGGTCTCagagctgctgtgggcacttTTCGTCCCTTTCACGGTGTATCAAGTAAG GTGGCTTCGTCCTGTTCACCGCCAGCCAGGAGAAGGAAATGAGGAGTTTGCACTTCGTGTACAGCAG CTGGTGGCCAAGGAACTGGGCCAGATAGGGACACGGCTCACTCCAGCAGACAAAGCAGAGCACATGAAGCGACAAAGACACCCCAGATTGCGCCCCCAGTCAG CCCAATCTTTCCCACCTTTGCCTGGCCCTTCTGCTGATGCACAGCTGGCAACTCTGGCCCAGAGAGTCAAGGAAGTTTTACCCCATGTGCCACTGGGCGTCATTCAGAGAGACCTGG CCAGGACTGGCTGTGTAGACTTGACCATCACTAACCTGCTGGAGGGGGCCGTAGCTTTCATGCCTGAAGACACCACTGAAGGACCTCAGGCCctggccacagctgctgccccCAAG tcccccagctctggccctgtgaCCCCTCAGCCCACAGCCCTAACATTTGCCAAGTCTTCCTGGGCCCGGCAGGAGAGCCTGCAGGAACGCAAGCAGGCACTGTATGAATACGCAAGAAG gagatacaaagagaggcaGGCCCAGGAGGCTCACTGA